The following nucleotide sequence is from Aedes aegypti strain LVP_AGWG chromosome 3, AaegL5.0 Primary Assembly, whole genome shotgun sequence.
GTTCGGTCGGGCATCAGTTTCAGTTTTCGTTTGGAATCTAAAACAACGTTAGCAGCACGATGGCACCGAAAACCAGCGGAAAGGCCGCGAAGAAATCCGGCAAGGCCCAGAAGAACATTGTCAAGGgcgataagaagaagaagaagcagcgcAGGAAGGAAAGCTACGCCATCTACATCTACAAGGTGTTGAAGCAAGTTCACCCCGACACTGGCGTTTCGTCGAAAGCCATGAGCATCATGAACAGCTTCGTCAACGACATCTTTGAGCGTATTGCCGCCGAAGCCTCCCGCCTGGCCCACTACAACAAGCGTTCGACGATCACATCC
It contains:
- the LOC110679056 gene encoding histone H2B, translated to MAPKTSGKAAKKSGKAQKNIVKGDKKKKKQRRKESYAIYIYKVLKQVHPDTGVSSKAMSIMNSFVNDIFERIAAEASRLAHYNKRSTITSREIQTAVRLLLPGELAKHAVSEGTKAVTKYTSSK